The Benincasa hispida cultivar B227 chromosome 9, ASM972705v1, whole genome shotgun sequence genome has a segment encoding these proteins:
- the LOC120086228 gene encoding aspartic proteinase 39-like, translated as MALFHSVSVIWGKAERAYYRVLSSVISVPSAPSRTVHRHTMSPPWADSYSAIVFYCLVGFNLLGRILSSSVHARDFDYQQQPVILPLYISPMNSTHQRVLDRDHRLRHLQNLGKPHSSNARMRLHDDLLTNGYYTTRLWIGTPPQEFALIVDTGSTVTYVPCSNCVECGNHQDPRFQPELSSTYQPVKCNVDCNCDDNGVQCTYERRYAEMSTSSGVLAEDIMSFGKESELVPQRAVFGCETMETGDLYTQRADGIMGLGRGTLSVMDQLVEKRVISNSFSLCYGGMDVGGGAMVLGGISSPPGMVFTHSDPSRSPYYNIELKEIHVAGKPLKLNPSTFDGKYGAILDSGTTYAYFPEKAYYAFKDAIMKKISFLKQIGGPDPNFKDICFSGAGRDVTELSKVFPEVDMVFANGQKISLSPENYLFRHTKVSGAYCLGVFKNGNDQTTLLGGIIVRNTLVTYDRENTTIGFWKTNCSELWKNLHYLSPAPPPAPPPAPLPSYGQNTSKEVPPPGSPSVPFLSGEFQVGVITFNMMLHVNKSSVKLNITELAEFIANELEVNVSQVHVLNFTLGETEFFIRWAIFPADPAGYISNTTAMDIISRLKEHDLQLPEKFGSYQLVELNVEPPLKKTWMEQHFWSMMTIGVAVTLVVGLAAVSTWLIWRYRRRELSSYEPVGVVGPEQELQPL; from the exons ATGGCTTTATTTCATTCAGTCTCAGTAATTTGGGGGAAGGCGGAGAGGGCATATtaccgagtcctctcttccgTCATTTCTGTCCCGTCTGCACCGTCGCGTACGGTTCACCGGCACACCATGTCGCCGCCCTGGGCCGATTCATATTCTGCCATCGTCTTCTATTGtttagttggttttaatttGCTAGGCAGGATTCTTTCCTCTTCTGTGCACGCGAGAGATTTCGATTATCAGCAACAGCCTGTGATTCTTCCTCTCTATATCTCGCCCATGAATTCTACTCATCAGCGCGTTTTGGACCGTGATCACCGTCTCCGGCACCTGCAGAACTTGGGTAAGCCCCACTCGTCAAATGCTCGAATGAGGCTCCACGATGACCTCCTTACCAACGG GTATTACACGACACGTCTTTGGATTGGGACTCCTCCACAAGAATTTGCTCTTATCGTCGATACCGGAAGTACTGTGACGTATGTTCCATGCTCTAACTGCGTAGAGTGCGGGAATCATCAG GATCCAAGGTTCCAACCAGAGCTGTCTAGCACATATCAACCTGTTAAGTGCAATGTCGATTGTAACTGTGATGACAATGGAGTCCAGTGTACGTACGAGAGACGGTATGCAGAGATGAGTACTAGCAGTGGTGTGCTTGCTGAGGACATCATGTCATTTGGAAAAGAAAGTGAACTTGTACCCCAGCGTGCTGTCTTTGGGTGTGAAACTATGGAAACTGGTGATCTTTATACCCAACGTGCTGATGGGATTATGGGTTTGGGCCGTGGTACACTCAGTGTGATGGACCAACTTGTTGAGAAACGAGTTATCAGCAATTCATTTTCGTTATGTTATGGTGGGATGGATGTTGGTGGGGGTGCAATGGTTCTTGGCGGGATCTCTTCACCCCCTGGTATGGTATTCACCCACTCAGACCCATCTCGAAG CCCATATTATAATATAGAGCTGAAGGAAATACATGTTGCTGGGAAGCCGTTGAAGTTGAATCCTAGCACTTTTGATGGGAAGTATGGTGCTATCTTGGATAGTGGAACTACATATGCTTATTTTCCAGAAAAAGCCTACTATGCATTCAAGGATGCT ATAATGAAGAAGATTAGTTTCCTGAAACAAATTGGTGGTCCTGACCCGAATTTTAAAGATATTTGTTTCTCTGGTGCTGGGAG GGATGTcactgaactttcaaaagtttttccAGAGGTTGATATGGTTTTTGCCAATGGACAGAAAATTTCACTTTCTCCAGAAAACTACTTGTTCCGG CATACTAAGGTTAGTGGTGCATATTGTCTGGGAGTCTTTAAAAATGGGAATGATCAGACAACACTTTTGGGAG GAATTATCGTTCGTAATACTCTTGTCACTTATGATCGAGAGAACACCACAATTGGGTTTTGGAAGACTAACTGTTCTGAACTCTGGAAGAATCTGCATTATCTTTCTCCTGCTCCTCCTCCAGCTCCTCCTCCAGCTCCTTTACCTTCCTATGGTCAGAATACAAGTAAAGAAGTTCCTCCACCTGGTTCTCCAAGTGTGCCATTTCTTTCCG GTGAATTTCAGGTTGGagtcataacatttaatatgaTGCTTCATGTAAACAAATCCTCCGTGAAACTTAACATCACTGAGCTTGCAGAATTTATTGCCAATGAGCTTGAAGTTAATGTCTCACAG GTTCATGTGCTGAACTTTACATTAGGGGAAACTGAATTCTTCATTAGATGGGCCATCTTCCCTGCTGACCCTGCTGGTTATATATCTAATACCACGGCAATG GACATAATTTCTCGCTTAAAGGAACATGACTTGCAACTTCCTGAAAAATTCGGAAGTTATCAGCTGGTTGAGTTGAATGTTGAACCTCCGTTAAAGAA GACATGGATGGAGCAGCACTTCTGGTCTATGATGACTATTGGAGTAGCAGTTACCTTAGTAGTTGGATTGGCAGCCGTAAGCACGTGGTTGATTTGGAGATATAGACGGAGGGAACTGAGTTCCTATGAGCCTGTTGGTGTAGTAGGACCCGAACAAGAGCTTCAGCCATTatag